In Bradyrhizobium sp. 195, the sequence AAGCGCGAGCTTTGCCGTGCCCGGCATCTGGCCCGCCGCCAGCGAGGCATAGGTCAGCGCGCCGTAGGTGACGAATTCGCCCTGGGGAATGAGGATCACCCGGGTGACGGCGAACACCAGCACCAGCGCCAGGCCGAGCAGCGCATAGATCGCGCCATTGGTGATGCCATCCTGCACCAGGAACAGCATGATGGTGGTATTCAAGACCGGACGCTCCCCCTAAAGATTGCGGACCGGTCCCTCGATCGCGGTGGACGGTACGCTCACAGCCATTGAAAAACGCATGCGATATTTGATATGGTCCATAACAATTATCAAATATAACATCAAGGGCGGGACGGACGACCTGTCCCGAATTTAGCGGGATTACGAGCACGAGGCGATGACCGTTTCCAAAACCGCTGAAAAGTCTTCTGAAAAGCCTGCCGAGACGGCCAAGGGCCGCAAGGACGCGGCCGAGGCGCAACCGGAGGCGCTCCAGCTCGGCGATCTCTCCGAACAGCTCGGCTACGTGCTGAAGCGGGCGCAGCTCAAGGTTTTCGAGAATTTCCTGCGTTGCATGGCCTCGCTCCAGCTGACGCCGGCCCAATTCTCCGTCCTGCTGCTGGTCGAGAAGAATCCCGGCCGTAACCAGACCGAGATCGCCTCCACCCTCGGCATCCTCAGGCCGAACTTCGTGGCGCTGCTCGATAATCTCGAGAGCCGCGACCTTTGCGCGCGGATCCGCTCCACCAACGACCGCCGCTCGCACATCCTGGTGCTGACCGACAAGGGCAAGGCCGTGCTGGCCCGCGCCAAGAAGCTCGTCGCGACCAAGCATGAGGCCCGGTTGAACGATTTGCTCGGCCAGGCCAACCGCGAAGCCCTCATCGCGATGCTCTCGAAGGTCGCCAACGAGTTCTAAGGGCGCGGTTCACCGCGGCCGATCCGCATTCTCCACTGTCATCGCCCGACTTGATCGGGCGATCCGGTATTCCAGAGGCTGTCGTGGGATACGGAGAAGCCGCGGCGCACTGGGTTCCCCGCTTTCGCGGGGAATGACACCGTCCTTGGGGCAGGCGCCTCAATCCACCAAAATCACCCTTATGTCGTTCACGTTGGTCAGCGTCGGGCCCGGCAGCAGCAGGTCCCCTGTCGCCTCGAAGAACGCGGTGGCATCGTTGTTGTCCAGGTACGCCTGCGGCTGGAGCGCTAGCGCCTTCATCCTTGCGAACGTCGCCGCGTCGATCAGCGCGCCGGCGGGGTCGGTGGGGTTGCCGGCGCCGCCATCGGCACCATCGGTGTCGGCGGCCAGCGCCGAGATATCCGGCGTGTCCTTGAGCAGGTTGGCGAGCGCCAGCGCGTATTCCTGGTTCGGCCCGCCGCGCCCCTGGCCGCGCACGGTGACCGTAAGCTCGCCGCCGGAGAGGATCGCCACACGCTTGCCTTGCGCGCGCGCCTCCAGCGCCAGCCTGGCGTGAGCGGCGGCGACCTCGCGCGCCTCGCCTTCGAGATCGGCGCCGAGATCGATCGTCTCGTAGCCGGATTCGCGCGCGAGCCTCACCGCAGCGTCGAGCGACTGCTTGGGCCGCGCGATCAATTCGAAATGCGCGCGCGCAAAGGCGGCGTCGTCCGGCTTGCAGCTTTCGTTGCGTTCGTCCTCGAGCGCGCGGCGCACCGCGTCGTCGATGGCGAGCTTGTATTTCGCCACGATGGCGCGCGCATCGGCCAGCGTGGTCGGATCGGGGACGGTCGGACCGGAGGCGATCGCGGAAGGATCGTCATGCGGCACGTCCGAGATCGCGAGCGTCACGATCCCCGCGGCATTCTTGCCGGCGCGGGCGAGACGGCCGCCCTTGATCCGCGACAGATGTTTCCTCACCGTGTTCATCTCGCCGATCGGTGCGCCCGAGCGCAGCAGC encodes:
- a CDS encoding MarR family winged helix-turn-helix transcriptional regulator, yielding MTVSKTAEKSSEKPAETAKGRKDAAEAQPEALQLGDLSEQLGYVLKRAQLKVFENFLRCMASLQLTPAQFSVLLLVEKNPGRNQTEIASTLGILRPNFVALLDNLESRDLCARIRSTNDRRSHILVLTDKGKAVLARAKKLVATKHEARLNDLLGQANREALIAMLSKVANEF
- a CDS encoding glycerate kinase type-2 family protein, with protein sequence MTDRRPLLRALYDAAVAAAHPNVVLAPHLPAAPKGRVICLAAGKGAGAMAAAAERHYLDTLGLAPERLVGIATTRHGYGVPTRRIRVVEAGHPVPDEAGLKGAADTLALAGEAGPDDLLLVLLTGGGSANWIAPSDGISFAQKQAVNKALLRSGAPIGEMNTVRKHLSRIKGGRLARAGKNAAGIVTLAISDVPHDDPSAIASGPTVPDPTTLADARAIVAKYKLAIDDAVRRALEDERNESCKPDDAAFARAHFELIARPKQSLDAAVRLARESGYETIDLGADLEGEAREVAAAHARLALEARAQGKRVAILSGGELTVTVRGQGRGGPNQEYALALANLLKDTPDISALAADTDGADGGAGNPTDPAGALIDAATFARMKALALQPQAYLDNNDATAFFEATGDLLLPGPTLTNVNDIRVILVD